The Lonchura striata isolate bLonStr1 chromosome 5, bLonStr1.mat, whole genome shotgun sequence genome window below encodes:
- the IRAG2 gene encoding inositol 1,4,5-triphosphate receptor associated 2, with protein MMDSSLAEIDCEESTPPATLIPSSDHLTSAREALASSAASTAPVPGCLVMEERSSKGLHERGEDVPTSMTKETNSNKDPAVPVSGPSQMKKESSLAMEEHKPVLENVSKQDPEVDQEKKNNKEWSEEAPAVVPSRKGSSPTAGGIKGDKTKQNELDSQNEKEVEAEFLRLSLGFKCDLFTLDKRVKLEERSRDLAEENLKKEITNAVNMLEALVPLCEEDNQAQEIIKKLQKSLQFLSQYAARVASRAEMLGAINQESRVSKAVEVMIQHVENLKRMYAKEHAELEELKQVLLQNERSFSSLGDRDESMNKKLPGPFNFKPSSALRRVSIAAVPRSAGNAGIGVPLAQFHEPDGDERSDRFSRRSSSWGRLGVKQNEKRPSLQRFLSTYSWAEYEEEPFETKNEQLESPAEVQEQPTRKESVSEKGKYPPKWTLESMSNSMSAWASHLKASFCNANKTLWVSVSILVLLAALTSFLTGLSLQRPADAAPVGTGDSWRSLQQLLWPYTRLQHNGPPPV; from the exons ATGATGGACTCTTCACTTGCTGAG ATTGACTGTGAGGAGTCAACACCACCAGCCACGCTGATCCCATCCAG TGATCACTTAACATCAGCCCGAGAAGCTCTTGCATCCTCAGCGGCAAGCACAGCACCCGTACCAG GTTGCCTTGTTATGGAGGAAAGATCATCCAAGGGCTTACATGAGCGAGGGGAAGATGTGCCAACTTCCATGACAAAAGAGACAAACAGCAATAAGGACCCAGCTGTTCCTGTGTCAG GACCAAGTCAGATGAAGAAGGaatccagcctggccatggaAGAACACAAGCCTGTGTTGGAAAATGTTTCCAAGCAAGACCCG GAAGTGgaccaggaaaagaaaaataataaagagtGGAGTGAGGAAGCTCCAGCTGTGGTTCCCAGCAGGAAAG GGAGTTCACCAACTGCAGGTGGCATTAAAGGAGATAAAACCAAGCAAAATGAGCT TGACTCCCAAAATGAGAAGGAAGTGGAG GCTGAATTTCTGAGGCTGTCTTTAGGTTTTAAGTGTGACTTGTTTACCTTGGACAAAAGAGTGAAGCTTGAAGAGAGGTCCCGAGACCTGGCTGAAGAAAACTTGAAAAAGGAGATCACAAATGCTGTGAATATGTTAGAG GCATTAGTTCCTTTGTGTGAAGAAGATAACCAGGCACAGGAGATCATTAAGAAGCTGCAGAAAAGCCTGCAGTTCCTTAGCCAATACGCAGCTCGAGttgccagcagagcagagatgtTGGGAGCTATTAATCAG GAGAGCCGGGTGAGCAAAGCTGTGGAGGTGATGATCCAGCACGTGGAGAACCTGAAGCGCATGTACGCCAAAGAACACGCCGAGCTCGAGGAGCTCAAGCAGGTCCTGCTCCAGAACGAGAGGTCCTTCAGCTCCCTTGGAGATAGAG ATGAATCCATGAATAAGAAGCTACCAGGTCCTTTTAATTTTAAG CCCTCGTCAGCCCTGCGGAGAGTTAGCATtgcagcagtgcccaggagtgctgggaatgcagggatTGGGGTACCACTG GCCCAGTTCCATGAACCCGATGGGGATGAACGGAGTGACAGATTCAGCAGGAGATCAAGCAGTTG GGGCAGGCTAGGTGTGAAACAGAATGAGAAGCGTCCTTCGCTGCAGAGGTTCCTCAGCACCTATTCCTGGGCAGAGTATGAAGAGGAGCCTTTTGAAACCAA GAACGAGCAGTTGGAATCACCTGCTGAAGTACAGGAACAACCAACTAGGAAGGAAAGTGTctctgagaaaggaaaataccCACCCAAATGGACCCTGGAGTCAAT GAGCAACTCGATGTCAGCGTGGGCATCCCACTTGAAGGCTTCCTTCTGCAACGCTAACAAAACCCTCTGGGTGTCCGTGTCcatcctggtcctgctggctgCTCTCACCAGCTTCCtgacggggctgtccctgcagaggccGGCGGATGCAGCCCCCGTGGGCACTGGGGACTCGTGGaggtctctgcagcagctgctgtggcccTACACACGACTGCAACACAATGGCCCTCCCCCAGTATAA